A genomic stretch from Kribbella amoyensis includes:
- a CDS encoding carbohydrate ABC transporter permease, with product MAVLVETRPAETPAIRRADRPYWRRNLPTTLLLYVVLVLGSAAFVYPFLWMIATSLRSLAGVGSAGASIWPDEFLWDNYTRAITSFPFWRYTLNSVLTTVIPIVGTVFSCALAGFAFARLRVRFSGVIFAVVLATMLLPGEVTMVPQFMLFNNLGMIDTLYPLVLPAFFGSPFYIFLFRQFFARMPGELADAAVVDGCGWFRMFLLVYLPLARPAVVAVSILLFMGYWNNFLGPAIYINSDQWKTLPLALAGFQSVNGTDTPLLMATSVLITLPCLAIFFLAQKQITNGITFTGGR from the coding sequence ATGGCTGTGCTGGTGGAGACCCGTCCGGCGGAGACGCCGGCGATCCGGCGCGCCGACCGCCCGTACTGGCGCCGGAACCTGCCGACGACGCTGTTGTTGTACGTCGTGCTGGTGCTCGGGTCGGCGGCGTTCGTGTACCCGTTCCTGTGGATGATCGCGACGTCGCTGCGCTCGCTGGCCGGGGTCGGCAGCGCCGGCGCGAGCATCTGGCCGGACGAGTTCCTCTGGGACAACTACACCCGGGCGATCACGTCGTTCCCGTTCTGGCGGTACACGCTGAACTCGGTGCTGACGACGGTGATCCCGATCGTCGGCACGGTCTTCTCGTGCGCGCTGGCCGGGTTCGCGTTCGCCCGGCTGCGGGTCCGGTTCTCCGGCGTGATCTTCGCCGTCGTGCTGGCGACGATGCTGCTGCCGGGGGAGGTGACGATGGTGCCGCAGTTCATGCTGTTCAACAACCTCGGCATGATCGACACGCTGTACCCGCTGGTCCTGCCGGCGTTCTTCGGCTCGCCGTTCTACATCTTCCTGTTCCGCCAGTTCTTCGCCCGGATGCCGGGGGAGCTGGCCGACGCGGCGGTGGTCGACGGCTGCGGCTGGTTCCGGATGTTCCTGCTGGTGTACCTGCCGCTGGCGCGGCCCGCGGTGGTGGCGGTGTCGATCCTGCTGTTCATGGGGTACTGGAACAACTTCCTCGGGCCGGCCATCTACATCAACTCCGACCAGTGGAAGACGTTGCCGCTGGCACTGGCCGGGTTCCAGTCGGTGAACGGCACCGACACCCCGTTGCTGATGGCAACCTCGGTGCTGATCACGCTGCCGTGTCTGGCGATCTTCTTCCTGGCGCAGAAGCAGATCACGAACGGGATCACGTTCACGGGCGGCCGGTGA
- a CDS encoding winged helix-turn-helix domain-containing protein, giving the protein MAAAGRPAGERIPSEVARRIALTAQGFAEPRPAGRVDRRHLRRVVERLGVLQLDSVNVLCRSHYLPLFARLGPYSRATLDRMCWSDDRTLFEYFWGHKAALIPVGQYPLLRWRMRATERQDWDAELDPELSAPWSVVAGMRRLTVERPGFVDEVLGVVTDRGPVTAGQASPDGVRRGRDEPDPDPSTGRMWNWQDAKIAVEYLFSAGRVTIAGRRNFERHYDLTERVLPAAVLAGGDLGTDEALRELVRISARSLGVATARELCGAQGHFPLLTATGKRVIGELVEAGELVPVQVEGESRQSYRWRDAEDRPVHARALLSPFDTLIWNRDRVHRLFDFFYRISIYTPAAQRVHGYYVLPFLLGDRLVARVDLKSDRRNSALLVPTVTPEPGVADSAIAPELAAELTLMAHWLDLEQVQVTASSELGRLLAELTGRESV; this is encoded by the coding sequence ATGGCAGCGGCTGGGCGCCCGGCGGGCGAGCGGATCCCGAGCGAGGTTGCGCGCCGGATCGCGCTGACGGCGCAGGGATTCGCCGAGCCGCGACCGGCTGGGCGGGTCGATCGACGGCACCTTCGGCGGGTGGTCGAGCGGCTCGGAGTCTTGCAGCTCGACTCGGTGAACGTACTCTGCCGCTCGCACTACCTGCCGCTGTTCGCGCGGCTCGGACCGTACTCGCGGGCGACGCTCGACCGAATGTGCTGGAGCGACGACCGGACGCTGTTCGAGTACTTCTGGGGTCACAAGGCGGCGTTGATCCCGGTCGGCCAGTACCCCCTGCTGCGCTGGCGGATGCGGGCCACCGAACGTCAGGACTGGGACGCCGAGCTCGACCCGGAGTTGTCGGCGCCGTGGTCGGTCGTCGCGGGGATGCGCCGGCTGACCGTCGAGCGGCCCGGGTTCGTCGACGAGGTGCTCGGGGTGGTGACGGACCGCGGCCCGGTCACCGCCGGTCAGGCCAGCCCGGACGGGGTACGCCGTGGCCGCGACGAACCGGACCCGGATCCGAGTACGGGCCGGATGTGGAACTGGCAGGACGCGAAGATCGCGGTGGAGTACCTGTTCAGCGCGGGCCGGGTGACGATCGCGGGCCGGCGCAATTTCGAGCGGCACTACGACCTCACCGAGCGCGTGCTGCCTGCGGCTGTCCTGGCCGGGGGTGACCTCGGTACCGACGAGGCGCTGCGGGAGCTGGTACGGATCTCGGCCCGCTCTCTCGGCGTGGCCACGGCGCGGGAGTTGTGCGGTGCCCAGGGTCACTTTCCTTTGCTCACGGCAACTGGGAAGCGGGTGATCGGGGAGTTGGTGGAGGCCGGGGAGCTGGTCCCGGTACAGGTCGAGGGGGAGAGCCGGCAGAGCTACCGATGGCGGGACGCGGAGGATCGGCCGGTCCACGCGCGCGCCCTGCTGTCGCCGTTCGACACGCTGATCTGGAACCGCGATCGGGTGCACCGGCTGTTCGACTTCTTCTACCGGATCAGCATCTACACCCCGGCCGCGCAACGGGTCCACGGGTACTACGTGCTCCCGTTCCTCCTCGGCGATCGCCTGGTCGCGCGCGTCGACCTGAAGTCCGACCGCCGCAACTCCGCGTTGCTGGTCCCGACCGTCACGCCCGAACCAGGAGTGGCCGATTCCGCGATCGCGCCGGAGTTGGCCGCCGAGCTGACCCTGATGGCTCACTGGCTGGACCTCGAACAGGTCCAGGTGACCGCGTCCTCCGAACTGGGTCGTCTGCTGGCGGAGTTGACCGGGCGGGAATCGGTTTGA
- a CDS encoding cysteine hydrolase family protein: MREPVDALLIIDVQVAHVTGPGAVPSADALVAQTTTLLDHARAAGALVVHVQNDGAEGLSDAPGTPGWDLHFPVVDGEPVVRKVHDDAFADTGLTELLAQRDVGSLVVCGLMSEMCVSATARTALARGFRVVLPRDAHATTGIPAMNGADPVPAEVVSRVAEWALGDELESVPHAAEVSFRPS, encoded by the coding sequence ATGCGAGAGCCCGTCGACGCGCTGCTGATCATCGATGTCCAGGTGGCCCATGTCACCGGACCCGGCGCGGTCCCTTCCGCCGATGCGCTGGTCGCGCAGACGACGACCTTGCTGGATCACGCTCGCGCGGCCGGTGCGCTTGTCGTCCATGTCCAGAACGACGGTGCCGAGGGCCTGTCCGATGCGCCCGGTACGCCGGGTTGGGACTTGCATTTCCCGGTCGTCGACGGCGAGCCCGTGGTACGCAAGGTGCATGACGACGCCTTTGCGGACACCGGGCTGACCGAGTTGCTGGCGCAGCGGGACGTGGGTTCGCTGGTGGTGTGCGGCCTGATGTCCGAGATGTGCGTGAGCGCGACCGCGCGGACCGCGTTGGCTCGAGGCTTCCGTGTCGTCCTCCCGCGCGACGCCCACGCGACGACGGGGATCCCGGCGATGAACGGTGCCGACCCGGTACCGGCCGAGGTGGTTTCCCGGGTCGCCGAATGGGCCCTCGGCGACGAACTCGAGTCGGTACCGCACGCCGCCGAGGTCAGCTTCCGCCCGAGCTGA
- a CDS encoding lipid II:glycine glycyltransferase FemX, translating into MRANGWTGSAPEGFDSATVRGELTIGEIEPAEYQGAADLHGGRSFLQLASWAEVKPDWSSDLLAWRDADGRVVGTTLVLFRRLPGLSRWYAYVPEGPDIDWADPWLERWLDPLLDHLERRGAFAVRIGPPAALRRWQATTLKAAAGRRRHVDHVLADVVEPAGSAASDRLRSLGWQRCGAGRLAIDAQPRYQFQVPIGGRDHDLLAGFGKEWQRNIRKAMKVGVRTRRGSEHDLATFHELLRQTELRNGFRLGRSLAYYQRQYRALNRDAPDRMRLYLSSWNGEVLAAHTMNVVGRRAWYQTGGSASHRREVRPSHILQWTMMRDAQKLGAERYDMRGVSGCLDPEDPAFGLLRWKLGTGGELVETVGEWERPLPGPMNLALHRAMLRYRDRPNSLDG; encoded by the coding sequence ATGAGGGCGAATGGGTGGACCGGCTCTGCGCCAGAGGGCTTCGACTCGGCAACAGTGCGGGGCGAGTTGACGATCGGTGAGATCGAGCCGGCGGAGTACCAAGGCGCGGCGGACCTTCATGGTGGAAGGAGTTTCCTGCAGCTCGCGTCCTGGGCAGAGGTCAAGCCCGACTGGTCGTCCGACCTGCTGGCTTGGCGGGATGCGGACGGCCGGGTCGTCGGTACGACTCTCGTCCTGTTCCGCCGGTTGCCCGGGCTGTCCCGGTGGTACGCGTACGTGCCCGAGGGACCGGATATCGACTGGGCCGATCCCTGGCTGGAACGCTGGCTGGACCCGTTGCTCGATCACCTGGAACGGCGCGGCGCCTTCGCGGTACGGATCGGCCCGCCGGCTGCTCTCCGACGGTGGCAGGCGACCACCCTCAAAGCTGCCGCTGGTCGTCGGCGACACGTCGATCACGTACTGGCCGACGTCGTCGAACCGGCCGGCTCAGCTGCTTCCGATCGGCTCAGATCCCTTGGCTGGCAGCGATGCGGCGCGGGACGCCTGGCGATCGACGCCCAGCCGCGGTACCAGTTCCAGGTACCGATCGGTGGCCGGGACCACGACCTGCTGGCCGGGTTCGGCAAGGAGTGGCAGCGCAACATCCGCAAGGCGATGAAGGTGGGCGTCCGGACCCGGCGTGGATCCGAGCACGACCTGGCGACCTTCCACGAGTTGCTGCGGCAGACCGAACTACGCAACGGCTTCCGCCTCGGCAGGTCGTTGGCGTACTACCAGCGGCAGTACCGGGCCCTCAACCGCGATGCGCCGGACCGGATGCGGCTGTACCTGTCGAGCTGGAACGGCGAGGTGCTCGCCGCCCACACGATGAACGTCGTCGGGCGCCGGGCCTGGTACCAGACGGGTGGATCGGCCAGTCATCGTCGCGAGGTCCGGCCGAGTCACATCCTGCAATGGACGATGATGAGGGACGCACAGAAACTCGGCGCCGAGCGGTACGACATGCGCGGCGTGTCCGGATGTCTCGACCCCGAGGACCCGGCGTTCGGCCTGCTGCGCTGGAAGCTGGGCACCGGTGGCGAACTCGTCGAGACCGTCGGCGAGTGGGAGCGGCCACTTCCCGGACCGATGAACCTCGCCCTGCACCGCGCGATGCTCCGCTACCGCGACCGGCCGAATTCCCTCGACGGCTAG
- a CDS encoding nucleotidyltransferase domain-containing protein, protein MSTDDAFLADVTSRLAALPAVEAVALGGSRAVGNHRPDSDWDFAIYYRGPFSPGDLRAIGWPGEVSELGGWGGGIFNGGAWLTVDGRRVDVHYRDLDDVEHQLAEARAGRFGIERLMFHLAGVPTYIVVAELALNQVLHRALPRPEYPELLKQQAGRRWRDEARLTLDYARTAYAARGLVTETAGAIATAACMAAHGVLASRGEWVTNEKRLLERAGFRTVDSVLATDNLTAAIDDASSLLGLTSPR, encoded by the coding sequence ATGTCGACCGACGATGCGTTCCTCGCCGACGTCACCTCCCGCCTCGCCGCACTGCCGGCCGTCGAGGCGGTGGCACTCGGTGGATCGCGGGCCGTGGGCAACCATCGACCCGACAGCGACTGGGACTTCGCGATCTACTACCGCGGCCCCTTCTCCCCCGGCGACCTCCGCGCGATCGGCTGGCCGGGTGAAGTCTCCGAGCTCGGCGGATGGGGCGGCGGCATCTTCAACGGCGGCGCCTGGCTGACCGTCGACGGGCGCCGGGTCGACGTGCACTACCGCGACCTCGACGACGTGGAGCACCAGCTCGCCGAGGCGCGAGCGGGCCGGTTCGGGATCGAGCGGCTGATGTTCCATCTGGCCGGCGTCCCCACCTACATCGTGGTCGCCGAGCTCGCCCTCAACCAGGTACTCCACAGGGCCCTCCCCCGCCCCGAATACCCCGAGCTCCTCAAGCAACAAGCCGGCCGGCGCTGGCGGGACGAGGCGCGCTTGACCCTCGACTACGCGCGCACCGCGTACGCAGCTCGCGGCCTCGTCACCGAGACGGCAGGCGCGATCGCGACCGCGGCCTGCATGGCGGCGCACGGAGTACTGGCTTCTCGTGGCGAGTGGGTCACCAACGAGAAACGCCTCCTCGAGCGAGCCGGGTTCCGTACCGTGGACTCGGTTCTCGCCACGGACAACCTGACCGCTGCCATCGACGACGCCTCCTCGCTCCTGGGGCTCACCTCACCGCGCTGA
- a CDS encoding alpha/beta fold hydrolase: MQLASTVWDGGGRVVVLLHGMMGCAEQFWQVGPALAELGYRAVALDLPGHGESPSAAAADLGLFASSVVEAVGAEPELAIGHSLGAVVLAEALPALRPSRVVYVDVPLADDRGSSPSAQELAATFATAKAGRTVEALTISRPEWTDQDRQVEAAAARRFDVGTAVAVELAYAKNPRTRPPGTDRPSLVIRAEPSRYVSAARAAVLRELGFEVRSIAGAGHSVWYGHFPEFMAALDGWV, from the coding sequence ATGCAGCTGGCAAGCACGGTCTGGGACGGCGGCGGGCGGGTCGTCGTCCTGCTGCACGGGATGATGGGGTGTGCCGAGCAGTTCTGGCAGGTCGGGCCGGCCTTGGCCGAGCTCGGCTATCGAGCGGTTGCCCTCGATCTGCCGGGCCACGGTGAGTCGCCTTCGGCGGCGGCCGCGGACCTGGGGTTGTTCGCCTCCTCGGTGGTGGAAGCGGTCGGCGCGGAGCCGGAGTTGGCCATCGGGCATTCACTCGGTGCCGTTGTGCTCGCCGAGGCGCTGCCTGCTCTTCGGCCGTCCAGGGTCGTGTACGTCGACGTCCCGCTGGCCGATGATCGCGGGTCCTCCCCGTCGGCCCAGGAACTGGCCGCGACGTTCGCCACGGCAAAGGCGGGGCGCACCGTGGAGGCGCTCACGATCAGCCGGCCGGAGTGGACCGACCAGGATCGCCAGGTCGAGGCGGCTGCGGCTCGTCGGTTCGATGTCGGTACCGCGGTCGCGGTCGAGCTCGCGTACGCGAAGAATCCGCGCACGCGGCCGCCTGGTACCGACAGACCGTCATTGGTGATTCGCGCCGAGCCGAGCCGGTACGTGTCCGCGGCGCGCGCTGCCGTACTGCGGGAGCTCGGCTTCGAGGTTCGTTCGATCGCCGGGGCCGGGCACAGCGTTTGGTACGGGCATTTCCCCGAGTTCATGGCGGCGCTGGACGGCTGGGTCTGA
- a CDS encoding AMP-dependent synthetase/ligase produces MREYTVPAVIEPPTTGGLGDAVWANASSHPDTAVFSRRVQGGWQDVSAAEFARQVGAVAKGLIAAGVQHGDRVALLSATRYEWTLVDYAIWSIGAVTVPIYETSSASQIQWILTDSEAVAAIVENAAHGAVVESARSDAPSLQEVWQLDSGAIEELTVIGQNVTDTELDKRRSAVTPDDLSTLIYTSGTTGRPKGCRITHANFMDELGTAVKVLDDLFDVNGASTLLFLPLAHVFARIIQVGCVMMRVRLGHSSDVKNLVTDLGEFKPTFILSVPRVFEKVFNTASQTAHSAGKGKIFDAAAETAIAYSRAQDDGGPGFGLKAKHALFDKLVYGKLRTVLGGQVDYAVSGGAPLGERLGHFFRGIGVPVLEGYGLTETTAALSVNLPDDIRIGTVGRPLPGVTVRVADDGELCFKGGQVMQGYWKNDEATAASIDADGFFHTGDLGEFDADGFIRITGRKKEILVTAGGKNVAPAVLEDAIRLHPLVSQCMVVGDGKPFIAALVTLDPETIPAWATQHGKPTDLQALVDDKDLLAEIQKAIDEANTAVSKAEGIKKFTVLPTDWTQENGELSLKLSLRRHIVMKKHEADVEALYAK; encoded by the coding sequence ATGCGTGAGTACACCGTTCCTGCTGTGATCGAGCCCCCGACGACCGGCGGGCTGGGCGACGCCGTCTGGGCGAACGCGTCCTCTCATCCTGACACCGCCGTGTTCAGCCGCCGGGTCCAGGGCGGCTGGCAGGACGTGTCGGCCGCCGAGTTCGCCCGCCAGGTCGGCGCGGTGGCCAAGGGCCTGATCGCGGCCGGCGTCCAGCACGGTGACCGGGTCGCCCTGCTCAGCGCCACCCGGTACGAGTGGACCCTGGTCGACTACGCGATCTGGTCGATCGGCGCCGTCACCGTCCCGATCTACGAGACGTCGTCCGCGTCCCAGATCCAGTGGATCCTGACCGACTCCGAGGCCGTCGCCGCGATCGTCGAGAACGCCGCGCACGGTGCCGTCGTCGAGTCCGCCCGGTCCGACGCGCCGTCGCTGCAGGAGGTCTGGCAGCTGGACTCCGGCGCGATCGAGGAACTCACGGTCATCGGCCAGAACGTCACCGACACGGAGCTGGACAAGCGCCGGAGCGCGGTGACCCCGGACGACCTGTCCACGCTGATCTACACCTCGGGGACCACCGGCCGGCCGAAGGGCTGCCGGATCACCCACGCGAACTTCATGGACGAGCTCGGGACCGCGGTGAAGGTGCTCGACGACCTGTTCGACGTGAACGGCGCGTCCACCCTGCTCTTCCTGCCGCTGGCGCACGTGTTTGCCCGGATCATCCAGGTCGGCTGCGTGATGATGCGGGTCAGGCTCGGCCACAGTTCCGACGTGAAGAACCTGGTCACCGACCTCGGTGAGTTCAAGCCGACGTTCATCCTCAGCGTGCCGCGGGTGTTCGAGAAGGTCTTCAACACCGCCAGCCAGACCGCGCACTCCGCGGGCAAGGGCAAGATCTTCGACGCCGCCGCGGAGACCGCGATCGCGTACTCCCGGGCCCAGGACGACGGCGGCCCGGGCTTCGGGCTGAAGGCGAAGCACGCCCTGTTCGACAAGCTCGTGTACGGCAAGCTGCGGACCGTCCTCGGCGGCCAGGTCGACTACGCCGTCTCCGGTGGCGCCCCGCTCGGCGAACGCCTCGGCCACTTCTTCCGCGGTATCGGCGTCCCCGTCCTGGAGGGGTACGGCCTGACCGAGACCACGGCCGCGTTGTCGGTCAACCTCCCCGACGACATCCGCATCGGTACCGTCGGCCGGCCGCTTCCGGGGGTCACGGTCCGGGTTGCCGACGACGGCGAGCTCTGCTTCAAGGGCGGCCAGGTGATGCAGGGCTACTGGAAGAACGACGAAGCCACCGCGGCCTCGATCGATGCCGACGGCTTCTTCCACACCGGCGACCTGGGCGAGTTCGACGCCGACGGCTTCATCCGGATCACCGGCCGCAAGAAGGAGATCCTGGTGACGGCCGGCGGCAAGAACGTGGCCCCCGCCGTCCTCGAAGACGCGATCCGTCTACACCCGCTGGTCAGCCAGTGCATGGTCGTCGGCGACGGCAAACCGTTCATCGCCGCCCTCGTCACCCTCGACCCGGAAACCATCCCGGCCTGGGCCACCCAGCACGGCAAGCCGACCGACCTGCAAGCGCTCGTCGACGACAAGGACCTGCTCGCCGAGATCCAGAAGGCGATCGACGAAGCCAACACCGCGGTCTCGAAGGCCGAGGGCATCAAGAAGTTCACGGTGCTCCCCACGGACTGGACGCAGGAGAACGGCGAGCTGTCCCTCAAGCTCTCCCTCCGCCGCCACATCGTGATGAAGAAACACGAAGCCGACGTCGAGGCGCTGTACGCGAAGTAG
- a CDS encoding SRPBCC family protein — translation MPSLDISCDDLVVAEPAYVADRLGSDTLWREWWPDLVLTPSERRGLEGVRWAVTGAATGTAEWWLEQVRDGVVVHWYLRVDPARPLRPRALRRLQEEYVARYRANIWRFKDEIETGRAAGERRPGWEPAIVSGGGPGAPRPAVPPTRPAAGASEQPSRQRRGESMAEQTTSTIVVNATPKAIMAVIADFEAYPQWADSMRETEVLSTDEAGRPKQVRFKVDAGAISDEYTLDYVWSRNEVTWSLVQAKMVKGMDGAYVLREAGDGQTEVTYRLAVDVAIPMIGMLKRKAEKVIIDTALKGLKKRVES, via the coding sequence ATGCCATCGCTCGACATCAGTTGCGACGACTTGGTCGTTGCCGAACCAGCCTACGTCGCGGACCGGCTCGGCTCGGACACCCTGTGGCGTGAGTGGTGGCCGGACCTGGTCCTGACGCCGTCCGAGCGCCGCGGCCTGGAGGGCGTCCGCTGGGCCGTCACCGGCGCCGCGACCGGTACGGCGGAGTGGTGGCTGGAGCAGGTCCGCGACGGCGTGGTGGTGCACTGGTACCTCCGGGTCGACCCGGCGCGGCCGTTGCGTCCGCGGGCGTTGCGCAGGCTCCAGGAGGAGTACGTCGCGCGGTACCGGGCCAACATCTGGCGGTTCAAGGACGAGATCGAGACGGGCCGCGCCGCGGGCGAGCGCAGGCCCGGCTGGGAACCCGCGATAGTCTCCGGTGGGGGCCCCGGCGCCCCGCGACCGGCTGTGCCGCCGACCAGGCCAGCGGCCGGAGCGTCAGAGCAACCGTCCCGGCAGCGAAGAGGTGAATCGATGGCAGAGCAGACCACCTCGACCATCGTCGTGAACGCGACCCCGAAGGCGATCATGGCGGTGATCGCGGACTTCGAGGCGTACCCGCAGTGGGCCGACTCGATGCGCGAGACCGAGGTGCTGTCCACCGACGAGGCCGGCCGGCCGAAACAGGTCCGGTTCAAGGTGGACGCCGGGGCGATCTCCGACGAGTACACGCTGGACTACGTCTGGTCCCGCAACGAGGTCACCTGGTCGCTCGTGCAGGCCAAGATGGTGAAGGGGATGGACGGGGCGTACGTGCTGCGGGAGGCCGGCGACGGGCAGACCGAGGTGACGTACCGGCTCGCGGTGGATGTCGCGATCCCGATGATCGGCATGCTCAAACGCAAGGCCGAGAAGGTCATCATCGACACGGCCCTGAAGGGGCTCAAGAAGCGCGTCGAGTCCTGA
- a CDS encoding ArsA family ATPase produces the protein MTRVLLYTGKGGVGKTTSAAGTATLAALRGLRTLVLSTDGAHSLSDAFDSEVGQEPTEIDDLLFVQQIDTQRRFERSWGDIQAYLRSVLHVVGVDPIEAEELTVLPGAEEVLALLEVRDHVRSGRWDVVVVDCAPTAETLRLLALPEALNWYMDRIIHAERKVIRSLRPLLGRASGLPMPDDNVFDALRRLQRDLADIRALLAGPDASVRLVLTPEAVVVAEARRSLTTLSLYGYRVDGIVANRVFPAAGADNWRRQWVAAQRGILEDVADSFSPLPIWESPYRACEPVGVEELAAFAVEMYGGDDPFARASDATSLLVDRHIDTDGRTYTLTMPLPLASAADLELARHGDELIITVGSYRRVIPLPAALARGVVAGARLDDGRLQVRFAPREPAQRVGAPAAEVPTGAGPLESAQELAQEIREQMDSELAAEHAAMTEGTR, from the coding sequence GTGACTCGGGTTCTGCTGTACACAGGTAAGGGCGGCGTGGGGAAGACCACGTCCGCGGCCGGCACCGCCACGCTGGCCGCATTGCGGGGACTGCGCACGCTGGTGCTGTCCACCGACGGGGCGCACTCGCTGTCGGACGCGTTCGACTCCGAGGTCGGCCAGGAGCCGACCGAGATCGACGACCTGCTGTTCGTCCAGCAGATCGACACGCAACGCCGGTTCGAGCGGTCCTGGGGCGACATTCAGGCGTACCTGCGGTCGGTGCTGCACGTCGTCGGGGTGGACCCGATCGAGGCCGAGGAGCTCACCGTGCTGCCGGGGGCCGAGGAGGTGCTCGCGCTGCTCGAAGTGCGCGATCACGTCCGCTCGGGCCGCTGGGACGTCGTGGTCGTGGACTGCGCGCCGACCGCCGAGACGCTGCGACTGCTGGCGTTGCCGGAGGCGCTCAACTGGTACATGGACCGGATCATCCACGCCGAGCGCAAGGTGATCCGCAGCCTGCGGCCGTTGCTCGGGCGGGCGTCCGGGTTGCCGATGCCGGACGACAACGTGTTCGACGCGCTCCGGCGGTTGCAGCGCGACCTGGCCGACATCCGGGCGCTGCTGGCCGGGCCGGACGCGTCCGTGCGGCTGGTGCTGACGCCGGAGGCCGTGGTCGTTGCCGAGGCGCGTCGGTCGCTCACGACGTTGTCGCTGTACGGGTACCGGGTGGACGGGATCGTCGCGAACCGGGTGTTCCCGGCGGCCGGCGCGGACAACTGGCGCCGGCAGTGGGTCGCCGCGCAACGCGGGATCCTGGAGGACGTGGCCGACTCGTTCAGCCCGCTGCCGATCTGGGAGTCGCCGTACCGCGCGTGCGAGCCGGTCGGCGTGGAGGAGCTGGCCGCGTTCGCGGTCGAGATGTACGGCGGGGACGACCCGTTCGCGCGGGCCTCGGACGCGACCTCGTTGCTGGTGGACCGGCACATCGACACCGACGGGCGGACGTACACGCTGACGATGCCGTTGCCGTTGGCATCCGCCGCCGATCTCGAGCTGGCCCGGCACGGCGACGAGCTGATCATCACGGTCGGGTCGTACCGCCGGGTGATCCCGCTGCCGGCCGCGTTGGCGCGCGGCGTGGTCGCGGGGGCGCGGCTGGACGACGGGCGGCTGCAGGTGCGCTTCGCTCCGCGGGAGCCGGCGCAGCGCGTCGGGGCGCCGGCGGCGGAGGTACCGACCGGGGCCGGGCCGTTGGAGTCCGCGCAGGAGCTGGCGCAGGAGATCCGCGAGCAGATGGACTCCGAGCTCGCTGCGGAGCATGCGGCGATGACGGAGGGCACCAGGTGA
- a CDS encoding ROK family glucokinase — MGLSIGIDVGGTKIAAGVVGPDGKIGARTHRDTPADSVDQTAKAIIDAAAELIADHEIEAVGIGAAGFVSADRSTVLFAPNLAWRDEPLGARVGDALKVPVVVENDANAAAWGEFAFGAARDVQDMVCITVGTGIGGGVVLGGEMLRGAHGVGAELGHMRVVPGGHRCGCGARGCWEQYASGRALVREGRAQADSGSLAAAQMLSVCGITDSAELTGPMITTAATQGDPCAVELLDDLGRWLGEGLASIVTLFDPSLIVLGGGVSAAKDLVTKSALVAFERNLPAKANRPHPPFGIAELGNDAGIIGAADLARLEAPEPRQ, encoded by the coding sequence ATGGGACTGAGCATCGGCATCGATGTCGGCGGAACGAAGATCGCGGCCGGCGTCGTCGGCCCGGACGGCAAGATCGGCGCCCGGACCCACCGGGACACGCCGGCCGACTCGGTCGACCAGACCGCGAAGGCGATCATCGACGCGGCCGCCGAGCTGATCGCGGACCACGAGATCGAGGCGGTCGGCATCGGTGCCGCCGGCTTCGTCTCCGCGGACCGTTCCACCGTGTTGTTCGCGCCGAACCTGGCCTGGCGGGACGAGCCGCTCGGCGCCCGCGTCGGCGACGCGCTCAAGGTCCCGGTGGTGGTGGAGAACGACGCGAACGCGGCCGCCTGGGGCGAGTTCGCGTTCGGCGCCGCGCGCGACGTCCAGGACATGGTCTGCATCACCGTCGGCACCGGGATCGGCGGCGGCGTGGTGCTCGGTGGCGAGATGCTGCGCGGCGCCCACGGTGTCGGCGCCGAGCTCGGGCACATGCGCGTCGTCCCGGGCGGACACCGGTGCGGCTGCGGTGCGCGCGGATGCTGGGAGCAGTACGCCTCCGGCCGCGCGCTGGTCCGCGAGGGCCGGGCGCAGGCGGACTCCGGGTCGCTCGCCGCGGCGCAGATGCTGAGCGTGTGCGGCATCACCGACTCCGCCGAGCTGACCGGCCCGATGATCACCACGGCCGCGACCCAGGGCGACCCGTGCGCGGTCGAGCTGCTGGACGACCTCGGCCGCTGGCTGGGCGAGGGTCTGGCGAGCATCGTGACCCTGTTCGACCCGAGCCTGATCGTGCTCGGCGGCGGGGTCAGCGCGGCGAAGGACCTGGTCACGAAGTCCGCGCTGGTCGCCTTCGAGCGGAACCTGCCGGCCAAGGCGAACCGCCCGCACCCGCCGTTCGGGATCGCCGAACTCGGCAACGACGCCGGCATCATCGGTGCCGCCGACCTGGCCCGCTTGGAGGCGCCGGAGCCGCGGCAGTGA